TAGGGCACCCTCGACGGCGAGCTCGTAGACGGCCGTGTGCTGCTGATCGAGCGTCGCGATTTCGGGTGGCAGCTCGCCGACTGAGCACGGGTGGATCCCTGCTCCATCGGCGAATACCGGCACCTCGACGCACGCGTCGTTCGGCAGGTTCGCGATCGAGTTCTCGTGGTTGGGCACGTTGAGGTTGAACCGCCGCGGCGTGTCGGTCTCCAGCGAATGGATCAGTCGCGCCGCGTACTCCTCGGAGCGTTCGACGCCAACCTCCTCGAGATCCACGTCGAGTTCTGGACTGTCGCGTTCCTCGGACCGCTCCGTCCAGCCCTCGAGGTACGTCGCCGTCGGCATCCGCTCGGCGTAGTCGGTGCCGGTCAACTCCTCGATGGCGTCCTCGTCGGTGCGAAAGTACGGGACGTACTCGCTCATGTGGTGGCTGGACTCGGTCGGGAACAGCCCGAAGTGACGCAGCATCTCGAAGCGGACCGTGTCCTTGCGGTAGGTCTCCTCGTCGTGATAGGCTTCCCGGAGGTCCGGATAGATGGACTCGCCGTCGTGTTTCGCTTCGAGGAAAAACGCCATGTGGTTGATACCCGCGACCCAGTAGTCGAGTTCGTCCTCGGGCACGTCGACGTACTCGGCGATCGCTTCGGCCGTGTGTGGAACCGAATGGCACAGCCCGACGACTTCGATGTCGGTCGCCTCGTCGACGGCCTTGCAGACGATCGCCATCGGGTTCGTGTAGTTCAAAAGCAAGGCGTCGGGGCAGACGTCCTCCATGTCGCGAGCGATGTCGAGCATCGTCGGGATCGTCCGCAATCCGCGGAATACGCCGCCCGGACCCGTCGTGTCGCCGATGGCCTGCTCGATCCCGTATTTTTCGGGGATGCGGATCTCGTTCTCGAACGGCTCCGTCCCGCCGACGTTGATCATGTTAAGGACGTAATCCGCTCCGTCAAGCGCCGCCCGGCGGTCGGTCGTCGCCTCGACGGTAGCGTCGAGACCCTCGTTGTCGACCATTGCGTCCGCGACCGCGTGAGTCTGTTCGAGCCGGTGCTCGTCGACGTCCATCAGCCTGATCTCGCTGTCGGACAGTTCCTCGTAGGAGAGAATGTCCCCGATCAGGTTCGTGGCGAACACCATACTGCCGGCTCCGATAAACGTGATCGTCGGCATGCGAAGCACTCGCGATTGAAGGATAATAAATCTTGTCTAATTTTCACCGATCTCGGAGTGCAAAGGGTGCAGTTATTCGGGAATGACTCGGAACATCGCGACGTCGT
This window of the Halapricum desulfuricans genome carries:
- the melA gene encoding alpha-galactosidase, with the translated sequence MPTITFIGAGSMVFATNLIGDILSYEELSDSEIRLMDVDEHRLEQTHAVADAMVDNEGLDATVEATTDRRAALDGADYVLNMINVGGTEPFENEIRIPEKYGIEQAIGDTTGPGGVFRGLRTIPTMLDIARDMEDVCPDALLLNYTNPMAIVCKAVDEATDIEVVGLCHSVPHTAEAIAEYVDVPEDELDYWVAGINHMAFFLEAKHDGESIYPDLREAYHDEETYRKDTVRFEMLRHFGLFPTESSHHMSEYVPYFRTDEDAIEELTGTDYAERMPTATYLEGWTERSEERDSPELDVDLEEVGVERSEEYAARLIHSLETDTPRRFNLNVPNHENSIANLPNDACVEVPVFADGAGIHPCSVGELPPEIATLDQQHTAVYELAVEGALEGDRSKVHRAVKLDPLSAAACTLEELHEMTEELIEANEAYLPELTFPEDEQVAIPAADD